From Sphingobacterium bambusae:
AAGAATGCTTGGATTGGTGCTGGGGCAACCATTTTACAGGGCATAACCATTGGCGAAAATGCAGTTGTGGCCGCCGCTTCGGTTGTTTCCAAAGATGTTCCCGATAATACCATGGTAGGCGGCATTCCCGCAAAAATCATCAAAACATTTTAATCAAAGTACAGCATGAAAATAACACTAATTACCATAATAGCTACCATTTTTATATTAGGGGTTAATGCGCAGCATAAACACACAAAAATGGTACCGCTAGACACAACAGATCATTATACCTTTCAACTAAGTGATAAAGTAACCCGTCAAAAAGTGACCTTCAAAAATCGTTTCGGAATAAAGCTCTCAGGTGATTTATATGTTCCCAAGAATATTGGAGCCACAGCGCTACCTGCTATTGCCATCAGCGGACCTTATGGCGCAGTGAAGGAACAGTCATCGGGACTGTATGCCAATCAGTTAGCACTACGTGGGTTTATAACCCTAGCTTTTGACCCGTCTTACACGGGCGAAAGCAGTGGCGAACCCCGTCATATTTCATCCCCTGATATTAATACCGAAGATTTTAGCGCTGCCGTAGATTACTTGGGCATACAAAAGAATATAGACCGCAACAAAATAGGTGTTATTGGTATTTGTGGATTTGGAGGATATGCGCTGAATGCCGCAGCACCGGACAAACGTATCAAAGCGGTCGCAACTTCTACCATGTACGATATTTCAAGAGGGGCTGCAAAAGGGTATTATGATAAAAAGACATCGGAAGAACGTACAAAAGAATTCGTACAAATAAACGA
This genomic window contains:
- a CDS encoding alpha/beta hydrolase codes for the protein MVPLDTTDHYTFQLSDKVTRQKVTFKNRFGIKLSGDLYVPKNIGATALPAIAISGPYGAVKEQSSGLYANQLALRGFITLAFDPSYTGESSGEPRHISSPDINTEDFSAAVDYLGIQKNIDRNKIGVIGICGFGGYALNAAAPDKRIKAVATSTMYDISRGAAKGYYDKKTSEERTKEFVQINEQRWKDAENGTPAYGATGLANVPENAPQFVTEYAAYYRTNRGFHPRSLNSNGSWSLTNSVTNMNAPILAYIEEISPRPILIIAGEKAHSRYFSETAYESAAGLKELLIVPNAVHTDLYDKIDVIPFDKLAKFFKQNLK